AATAAATAAATCTATTGATGGGCACTAACTGGATGGCTCGATCAATCCTAAATTGCCGTTCTTTCTCCGGTAAATTACGTTGATTTCCTGGGATCTGGAGTTCCTGAAGACCATAAATTCCTGGTCTGACAATGAAAACTGCATGGCCGCCTCTTCAGGGTCCATGGGCTTGGCGACCAGCTTTTCCACCTCGATTACCGGTTCCTCGAGACCTTCACCTGGCTCAAGGGTCGCCTCGCTTTCCAGGGTCTCTCCGCCCTTGATATTCTCCGGCCCCCTTTCCCGGATCTTGGAGCGGTATTTCTTGACCTGTTTTTCGATTTTGTCCATGACCTGGTCAATGGCACTGTACATGTCTTCCGTTTCCTCGGCGCCCTTGATCATGGCTCCGTCCACCCTGAGAGTCACATCGGCCATGTGTCTGAATTTCTCCACTCCCAGGACCACATGGGCCTCCATGGGTGAATAAAGATATTTCTTGATCTTAGAGATCTTTTCCTCTGCATAGGCCTTCAAACTTTCCGACGGTTCCATGTGCCTGAAGGTCACCGTGATTTCCATGGGGATTCCCTCCTCGAAAAAGGTGGTCTCTAACA
This sequence is a window from Deltaproteobacteria bacterium. Protein-coding genes within it:
- the raiA gene encoding ribosome-associated translation inhibitor RaiA, which codes for MEITVTFRHMEPSESLKAYAEEKISKIKKYLYSPMEAHVVLGVEKFRHMADVTLRVDGAMIKGAEETEDMYSAIDQVMDKIEKQVKKYRSKIRERGPENIKGGETLESEATLEPGEGLEEPVIEVEKLVAKPMDPEEAAMQFSLSDQEFMVFRNSRSQEINVIYRRKNGNLGLIEPSS